Proteins co-encoded in one Bos taurus isolate L1 Dominette 01449 registration number 42190680 breed Hereford chromosome X, ARS-UCD2.0, whole genome shotgun sequence genomic window:
- the RTL3 gene encoding LOW QUALITY PROTEIN: retrotransposon Gag-like protein 3 (The sequence of the model RefSeq protein was modified relative to this genomic sequence to represent the inferred CDS: inserted 1 base in 1 codon; deleted 1 base in 1 codon; substituted 3 bases at 3 genomic stop codons), with product MMEDLAASYIALKSENEILQAQVSXLMEENAALQSLIQELQKPQAAKEDEPLQETQRLPEPPGFSSSLGTPRAPRCRGVPKPRESQDLQTWETSEDHKPPNFKEDQKSPDTQNAPAGQEPQKLEPWHPSNAQELQEAPKCQDTSRHMELFEFPAPQELQDPKHAQEFLGLITSKESLDSLTAAETTTASEFPQSSNELKDEAFLLEYSLAFSRDTQKIPEFLVQLKSSMRVRGCLYPTKAALVSFVGNYFLGKKKSCSSCXWFQLLADIQSPLLEQFESFMQVLQDTFDNPENMEDANHHIPKLCQQEDHVHQYATHFHLIIQEQNLGESILXIQFQEGFASSIXSELSHTSPATNLSDLITQCISLEEKLSGKPDPSPQDASPSEERAGLKSLPAENQPVQASSCHQHLNEADRARCREGHLCLYCGHPGHFTRDCPVKLHHAQQVGNIEALW from the exons ATGATGGAGGACTTAGCAGCATCCTATATTGCTCTGAAATCAGAGAATGAAATTCTGCAGGCTCAAGTCA AGCTGATGGAGGAAAATGCTGCCTTGCAGTCCCTCATTCAAGAACTCCAGAAGCCCCAAGCAGCCAAGGAGGATGAACCACTCCAGGAGACCCAGAGACTCCCAGAGCCCCCTGGATTTTCTAGCAGTCTTGGAACCCCAAGAGCCCCCAGATGTCGAGGAGTCCCAAAGCCCAGAGAGTCTCAGGACCTCCAAACCTGGGAGACCTCA gagGACCATAAACCTCCAAATTTCAAGGAGGATCAGAAGTCCCCAGATACCCAGAATGCCCCAGCAGGCCAGGAGCCCCAGAAATTAGAGCCCTGGCACCCCTCAAATGCCCAGGAGCTACAGGAGGCACCAAAATGTCAAGATACCTCTAGACACATGGAATTGTTTGAGTTTCCTGCTCCCCAGGAGCTCCAGGATCCTAAACATGCCCAGGAATTCCTAGGACTCATAACATCCAAGGAGTCCCTGGACAGTCTAACAGCTGCTGAAACAACAACAGCTTCAGAGTTTCCACAGTCTTCCAATGAGTTAAAGGATGAAGCTTTCCTCCTAGAATATTCTTTAGCCTTCAGTAGGGATACCCAGAAGATTCCTGAGTTTCTGGTTCAATTGAAGAGTTCCATGAGAGTCAGAGGGTGCTTGTATCCCACCAAAGCAGCTCTGGTAAGCTTTGTTGGCAACTACTTCTTAGGTAAA AAGAAAAGTTGTTCCAGCTGTTAGTGGTTCCAGCTGTTAGCAGATATCCAAAGCCCCCTGCTGGAGCAATTTGAAAGTTTCATGCAAGTGCTTCAGGATACTTTTGACAATCCAGAAAACATGGAAGATGCCAACCACCACATCCCTAAGCTCTGCCAACAAGAAGACCATGTCCACCAGTATGCAACCCACTTCCACCTCATTATTCAAGAACAAAATTTGGGTGAAAGCATTCTCTGAATCCAATTTCAGGAAGGGTTTGCCAGTTCTATCTGAAGTGAACTGTCTCACACAAGCCCAGCTACCAATCTGTCTGATCTGATCACCCAATGCATCTCCCTAGAAGAGAAGCTAAGTGGTAAACCTGATCCAAGTCCACAAGATGCAAGTCCCTCTGAGGAGAGAGCTGGACTCAAGAGTTTACCAGCTGAAAACCAGCCAGTGCAGGCTTCAAGTTGTCACCAACACCTCAATGAAGCTGATCGAGCCCGCTGCCGTGAAGGCCACTTGTGCCTCTACTGTGGACATCCTGGTCATTTCACCAGAGACTGCCCTGTCAAGCTTCATCATGCCCAGCAGGTGGGAAACATCGAGGCCCTGTGGTAA